AACAATGTTATCACGGTTGATCGGAAAGCAGACTTGAATACTGGTTCAGGAGTTGTACTTGGTTCTTCTGGTTCCGGAAAATCTGTAACGGTCAAGAGTATGGAGATTATCCCAACTTATCTCAAGAACCCAGAAGACAGAATTATCATTGTTGACCCGGAAGATGAATACTCTGATATTGGTCGAGAATTTGGGGCGCAGCTGGTGGATATTTTCATCGGCTCCAAGTCTCACCTTAATTTACTTGATTTACCGGATGTAAGCCAGCTCAAGGATGAAGATAATGATCCAATCGGAGATAAATCAAATCTGCTTATGGGGCTATTTGAGTCTATTCTGGATGAGGTTGGGGATGTTGAGTACACAATCATTGATCGTGTTACCAGGGAGACTTACCGTCGATTTGAAAAGAGCGATCGGACTCCAACCCTGAAGGATTGGCATGATGTCTTGGAAGAGCAAGAAGAACCAGAGGCTCAGGAACTGGCTCTTAAATCTGAAATCTATGCAAAAGGGTCACAAAATATCTTTGCTCATGAAACCAATGTCGATATTACAGACCGCTTTGTTATCTTTAATCTGAAGCGGTTGACTGGTAAGTTGAAGCCTTTTGCGATGATGGTTATTCAGGACTATATCTGGAACCAGGTTGTCGCCTCTCAAGGACAACTGACAACCCGTATTTACTTTGACGAAGTACAGCTGTACTTCAAGGAAGAAGCTCAAGCTATCTTCTTTACTGAATTGTATTCTCGGGTGCGGAAATATGGGGCAATCGCAACAGCCATTACCCAAAATATTGAAACCCTGATGAACAAAGAAGAAGGACGGAAGTTAGTTTCCAACAGTGAATTTATGATTTTACTAAAGCATAAGAAATCAGATTTGCTGGCTTTATCAAGAGCTATAACCCTTACCCCAACCTTAATTCGATATATTGAAAAGCCAAAAGCCAAGGGAACAGGCTTAATAGTGGCTGGTCAAGTGGTCGTGCCTTTTGAAAACCCAATACCAAAAAACACTCGATTATTTGAATTGATTGCAACAGATGCTTAATAGGAGGTGAAACGTTGTCAAGAAAATCAAGACGAGAAGTGAGAGAAGCCAAAGCGGAGTACAGAGAAATCAATTCTCAGATTAAGACAACGAAAGCCTCTTATCAGGCAGGCAATAAAAGAGAAAGAGAGCTTCTCAATCCGCAAACCGCTGCAGAAAAGCATTACGTCACTAGAAAGGCGGAAGCTAGAAATGCGGTGGCAAAAGGCGAACTCAAAGTCTTAAAAGAAAAGAAACAAGTTGCTAAAGATAAGAAGAAGCGAGCAATAGAAAGAAATGGCGGCAGCAATTTTCAAAAAACTGGTCATATGTTGCATCAGCAGGCTTCTTATTTGGTGGATGAAGCGTTCTCGGGCGATGATGTCCTGGAAGATGTCGCTTCAGCAAGGAGGACAATTCGTCGTACACATGCAGAAATAAGACGAGCTAAGAAAGTTGGTCGCTATACTGCAAAGATTGCGAAAGGAACAACTAGAGCTATTTATGGAGCCAGCAATCGCACTTATAACTTAGTTCGTGGTCGTGGCTTTACTCGTACCCCAGTTTCTAAACGGTGGGAAACCAAATTTAGAAATAGATACCAGCGTCTACGTTCACGATTGAGAGTAAAGAGGGCGAAGAAAACTGCTAGTGTTGCAGGTAAGGTCACGGCTAAAGTTGGAAAGCTGCTTTTAACAGCTATCAAAAATCCTTTATCCGCTAAAGCCTATCTGATTGTATTTGTAGCCGTGCTGGTTATTGTGCTTCTAGGTGCATTATTTGGAGGCGGAAGCTCTACGGTGTCACAGAATGAGTTTGACCTGACGGATGCCTGGACGCACCTCAGTAAACTCGATAGGGAAAAGTCAACTGATGAAGTTGATTACTGGAGCGATATAGACTCGGTCATGATGTTTATGGGCTATAAATACAGTGATTATAAACTGGATAAGCCCTATAACAAAAAGAAAGGGATACTAGAGTTCGATAAACCTTATCGAGACTTGTTGACGGATATTTGGAATGAAATGAATGGAGATAAAGATAATCTCCAAACAATGGAAGAGGTAATCAAATCCAGCAAGCATGACTATATCAAACTTTCTAAAAAGGATCAGGAAGAATTTGGGGAAGTAGTTGAGCAAGCTAAACAAGTTGGCTTTTACATTAACTATAATGACTTAGAGCATCCGTTCTCGAAGGAAACATCTGACGAAACTGTCGAAGGAGTCACTATCACAAAGCGCTTTGGTTACGAAAGTAAGGATAAACTTTATGAGGGTTCTGTCTTACAGGCTTCTAAAGGTTCTCCAATATACGCAACCATGCCAGGTACAGTTGAAATCAAAGACGGAGACTTTATCATCAAGGATAAAAAGCGGGAATTCACCTACAAAAAAGTAGATGAAGCCCGCTTTAAATCCGGTGATAAAGTTCTGCCAGGGGATGAAATCGGAGCGGTTGGTTCGGAAGATGGCCAAGAGGTTTTTTATAAAAAACTCAAGGATCGGAAGAAAAAAGAATGGGTCTATGTCAATCCAGGCTTTTATCTTCCAAATGCTAGCTATACACAGACAACGTCGGTATTAAAAGATATAGATTTTGACGGGGACACCTCAAAAAGGATTGATCAAACCTATCAATATCTGAAAAAATACGAACCAAAAACAACCAAAAAAGGAGCGTCAGCCTTTATGGGAAATTTTATGGTGGAAAGTGGCATTAAGGCCAAAAGAGCTGAAGGTGACTATCTCAATCCTCCTATCGGTGCTTCCTCCAATTCCTGGGATGACCCTGCTTGGCTTTCTATCAATGGCCCTGCTATTTATAATGGACGTTATCCGAATATTCTTCGTAGAGGTCTAGGGTTAGGACAGTGGACAGATACTGGTGATGGTTCTTTACGTCATACCATGTTACTTGAATATGCCAAGAAAAAAAATAAAAAGTGGTATGACCTAGAATTACAGATTGATTTTATCTTCAACGGGGATTCACCATATTACATTGAAATTGCTAAGCGGATTGCGACTAGCAATGACAATGTAGAGTCTCTTGCGACTCAATTTTTAATCAACTGGGAGGGGAATCCTGGTGATAAGTTGCTGCAGAGACAGGACAGCGCCAAGCAAATTCTTTCTTATTTGGAAAATGGCGGTGGTAGCGGAGGAGCTTCCTTTATCAAGCCAAATGGCAAATATGCTCCAATTTTTAATACTGATTATTGGGTGATGCAACCGTATGGGTTCACACCTTGGTCTTCCGGGGCAGGAGGCGGTCTGTACGGCCCGTCTGGTGGGAAACATACGGGTGTAGATTTAGCACCGCTGAGCGTCCAATATGGGACGTCTGTATTGCCGGCAGATGTGCCGGTCTACTCTATCACAGATGGAACTGTTTATAACACAGGATATTCTGCTATTGGTGGTTATCAGATTACGATTATTCCAGAGGGAACCAATCAGTATCTGTATTACGGTCACTTAAAAGAGCAGCCGAAGCTAGCTTCTGGAACAAAAGTCAAGGCTGGTCAACAAATTGCTCTATTGGGAAATTCAGGTGCTACAACGATCTATCACGTTCATCTAGAAATTAGCCCGACTCCAGCGATTGGTACAGCGGCTAGTCCGGATCCATCTTTCCTCATTACAGGTGGGCCCGCACTAGTACAAAGCCAACAAATCAAAATTAAATAATAAAAGGAGTACACATGATTGACGAAAGAAAGGTGAAAATCTTTAAACTCATTGGATTGGGAGGGGGTATTGTTTTGCTCCTTCTCCTGATGTTCTTCTGGCAAGGGGGCAACAAAAACAGTTCTAATGAGAACAACAACCAGATTGCCAGTCGTCAGGTCTCAGCTTTTTTAAAGGCCTATTTTAATAAAGACAAGGTAGGCTCAAACCGAGAAGACTATCAGCCTTACTTGACGAAGCAAGCCTATCAGGAAGAGGTGGCCAATGAGGAGGAGCCGGGCTTTAAAGTCCGAACCTCCCTCATGCAAAATTTCCGTTATAAGTCTTCAAAAATCTATGTAGGTACGGAGGAACCGGTTGTCTTTGCGACAGTAACCTATGAATATGACAGTGTGAGCCAGAAGAAACGGGAGGAAGACCAGCAAAAGACAATCCGAACAACCAATAGCTACAGCCTGAAACTAACTTATAAGGAAGTAGACGGAAAACAGCTGATCGATAAGATTGAGATTGTCAATCTCAATCCGGTTGGGGAAGCCGGCCAGCAAACAGACGAATATGCGCCAGGAGTTATTAACCTAGAAGATATGAATAAGGAGGAGTGAAATCATTGCTAGACCTTAAAAAAATTAAGATTTTGAAACTCGTTGGGTGGATTTTACTAGTTATTTTGGCAGCCTTGATTGGTTTCTCAGCCGGCCAAGGTTCCACTAAGACCAAGACACAAGAAAAGCCGAAGCAAAAAACAACCATTGCCAGCAGTTCTTTTAATGTGAAACAGAAAGATGTAGAAGAATTTCTACTCAACTATTACACAAAAAAGGATTTGGGTGAAAACCGCAAGCGCTACAAGGAATACATGACAGAAGGCATGTATTCCCAAGAAGTCGCTAAAGAAGATGAACCTCAAAATCAGACTTATAAAGGCTTTGTTGTAGATTTTGAATATCAAGGTTCAGAAATCTATATCGATGAAAAAAACCATCAGGTGCTTGCTCAAGTACGTTACACTAACACGTTACTGGACGAGAAGAAGAACTATGACTCAGCTGTTAAAGACGTTCAAAATCAAACAGTCTTAAAGCTGAGCTACTCCGAAGATAACGGGAAATTCAAAATCAGTAAAATTGAAACAATGGCTCTAATGGATTTGCCTTCTTCTACCGGAACAACCTCTCAGTCAGAAGCAGGGCATCCAGAAGAAGAAGCGACAACGACTGCATCAAGCAGCTCAAGCAACTAGAAACCGAAAAGGAGAGAAAGAATGGTCACTAGAAAATCACAACAACTGAAAGCAAAATTGGAGAAGCTAGAAAAGGATTTAGCAAAAATCAAGAGTCAAAAGGCTCAACTTGCTGAAAAAGAGAAAGATTTGCTGAAGCAGCAAAAGGCTGCAGATGCTGAGTATATTCTCGCTTTGATGGCCGAGTCCAATAGAACAAGAGAAGAGTTTGAACAATTTGCACAAGTCAAGGCTGCTAATGCTGAGAATGGCGGTGATGCTCATGTTCCGACTCACTAATATTCAGACTAGACAACAAGAAACATACACCAATCGGGATGAACTCCTGGCCAATGTCAATGAAAAGTCTGTCTGGGCAGAAGACAGAAGAGAGTCCTTCATGTTATTTCTGGAGCAGGTCGTTGAAGATGGCTCTATCCTAGACACGATGAATTTGATGCTTCCTTTGCATGCGATAGTAGAAGAAGCTCTAGCCGGCTTTGGACTGAAGCGAGAGAAAAAAGGCTTTTCTTTGCTTCAACGGAACAAGTCGCAGACGGCATCGTTCCAGGAAGAACCCAAGAAAGAGTTGAAACAAGAGCCTACAAAGCCAATCTCAGCACCTCCATCTAGCAATAACCCTTTTCAGGTTCCTCAGGAACCGGCTAAAACAATTCAGCCGACTATTCCTGTTGAACCCCAGAAAGTTGAGCAGCAACCAAAAGTGAATAATAAAAAAATTGCCCCTCAATCAAAAGAAAAACAAAAATCTATTGGCTTAATTTGGAAAATTGTTGCTATTGGAGCGCTGGGCTTATCTATTGGCGCTCTTGCTATATCACCGGCTCAAATAGCAATCAGTAATCAAAAGCTGACAAAGCAGATAAATCAACTGGAGAAACGGCTAGCCGATGAAGAAGCCCAGGGGCAGGTGGAAGCAGTAGGACGCTTCTTCATTGCGAACTACTACTCAGGAAATCAAGAAAACATAACAAATTTTCTGAGTAAGAAGATGAAATCGGAAGGAGTAGAAGTCAAGTCAGAACAGCTACAGTCAACCATCTATGAAAAGCAGAAAGTCACAAAAGATATTATTTCAGTAACTTTTGTGGTGACTACTAAGGGAGCAGATGACAGCATAAAAACAAGTCGCTTAACTCTCCCTTTCAAGATCGATAAAAAATCCGTTTATGGCTATGTCCTAGACGGCCAGCCAAAAACATCAAAATTTGGCAGATAATGGAATATCACTATAAATATAATTATAAACATAATGAGGTATAAAAAATGAAAAAATGGACTAAACTTATCACACTATCATCTGTTGCAGTATTGACTTCAGCAAGCTCTCTGACCGCTTTTGCGAATGACAGCTCTGGAACTGTTCCAGCTTCTACTGACGTGCCAGCGGTTGTAACAGTTCCTTCAACCGGAGAGACTACACCAACAACTCCGCCAGTTTCTGACACAACAGCGCCATCTGTTCCAAGTCAACCCACTCAACCAACAACCAGCAATCCAACTGATAGCACGACAACTCAACCTGCTTCAACAGACACTGCCGCTGGTTCTGGTGTCACTGTTCCAACAGTTGACGGGGGATCTGCGGTCTTGAACCCAAATATTAGCGTTCCAACTAACAATCCCAACGTTTCAGCTCAAACAGCTGTAGACGCTGGAGCAAGTCAGGTTGGAACCACTTCTCAAGTAACTGGTCAGGTTGTGGCGAATGTCAATTCTGCATCACCAATCCAAACCAACACGGGCTATCAGGTAATCTCTACAAAGGATAGTCAAGTTGTGGTTGCTTATGCAGACGGAACAACTGATACAGTATCAGCTGAAGTCGTTGGGGCTACAGTCAATGCGGATAAGACAATCAGTCTTACTAATCAATCAGGAGAAAAAGCAACTTTACCAAGTACCTCTCTGCAGCTACCACACACTGGCGAAAAAGAAGAAGCGATGATGTCCTGGGCTGGAGCTGGTTTGCTAGCTGTAGTTGGTGCTTATTTTCTCAAGAAGAAATCTGCTGAAATCAAATAACCAAATAGAGCGGTCAGTTAGGAAATAATGACCGCTTTTTTTAGAAAGGAGCGTAGGAATGGATCAGGAAAGAGTTGCAACAAAGGTAGTAGATGTTTATAAACTGACTGGTGAGTTGTTTTTAAAGACTATGTACCAAATGCTTGAGGGAAGCTACCAAAAAGTAAAAGAGCGAGCTGAGAGCAAGGTATTTACTGATAAGGCTAACTGGAATAAATTCATGGCTACCAATGAGACAAAGCACTTTCAAACATTCATGGTTAGTGAGGTTAATTCTGATCGGCTAGAGGAGTATTTGAAAGGCTATGAGGTTGGTTTTGCTGTCAAGGACAACAAAGACGGCACCTGTACCATTGCTATCGATGCAAAAAATGTGAAAGCTCTGGAGGCTAGTTTCAAAGGGGTTATAAATGACTTAACCGATCCTGGAAAAGCTGAAAAGGTCACAAATAACCTGGTTAAGAACTCAAAAAATATGAACCTTCAGGAAAAATTGGCTTACCATAAGCAGCAAGTAAAAGTTGAAATTCAAGCTAAGTCTGTTGAAAAAGCAGTTATACCTAAGAAGACTCTAGCTAAAGATGATAGGGGGTTATAAATGATTACAGAGCAAAAGAAGCGGAAATTTTTACCTTATCTGATAGCTGGACTAATCTTTTCTTATTTGGCTCATTGGCTGGTCAAGCTATATGATCTTGCACCAGCAACAGAAGGAGCTATTATCTTTGATAATGCTCGCTTAGACTGGATGATGGAAAACTGGAGTAGTAAATCTTTAATCGATTTTAGCTTCACTGCCGTTAGTTTGTACGGAGCAGGAATTGCTTTATTTATCGTTCTAATGTTCTATCTACGGATAGGAGATAGAGGACGCTATCGATACGGTGAAGAATATGGTTCAGCTCGTTATGCAACGGTCAAGGAGCTGGCCAGCTTTCGGGATAAAGAACCGGAAAATGATATGATTTTCACTCAAAATGCCAGAATGGGGCTATTTAACAAACGGCTGCCTTTCAATCGTCAGCTTAACAAGAATACACTGACCGTCGGCTTGCCTGGGGATGGTAAGACCTATACTTTTGTAAAACCTAATTTGATGCAGATGAACAGCTCTTTTGTGGTTACTGATCCCAAAGGGCTTTTAGTTCGAGAGTGCGGAAAAATGCTCGAAGAAAACGGCTATACAATCAAAATTTTTGATCTGGTAAACTTTACTAATTCCAATCAATTTAACGTGTTCCACTATATGCACGATGAAATGGATATTGACCGAGTTGCAACGGCTCTAAAAGAAGGTACAAAGGTTTCAAACAACCTGGGAGAAGATTTTTGGAATAAAGCAGAAATGCTCCTTACCAGGGCACTGATTGGCTATCTCTATTTTGACGGCAAGGTGCTTGGGAAATACGAACCAAATATCGCCCAGATGACGGATCTTCTGAGAAATATCCAACGAGAGCATGAGGACGTTCCTAGTCCGGTTGAGCGGATGTTTGAAGAGCTAGAAGAAGAACAACCTGGAAACTATGCTTGTAGACAATGGCAGCTTTTTATAGACAATGCAAAAGGACGAACAGCTACATCTGTTCGTATCATGGCGACTACTGTTTTTGCAGCCTTTGACCATGATGTCGTTAGAAATTTGATCTCTCGTGATTCAATGGAAATGGAAAAATGGCAAACAGAAAAAACAGCAGTCTTTATCGCCATTCCTGAAACAGATAAGTCTTTCAACTTCATTGCAACGGTCATGTTTACCATGATGTTTAGAGAGTTGCCGAAAACGGCAGACAAAATTCTCCAGGGGCTACATCCGACTTGCCAGCCAGAGGACTTGCTTCATATTCGCTTAATTTTAGATGAATTTGTCAATTTTGGTCGCTTTCCATTTTTTACGGAAGTTCAGTCTTCTGTACGTTCTCGTGAAATATCGATAGATATTATTATTCAAGCGATTAGCCAGCTAAAAACGGTGTATAAAGACCAGTGGGAAACAATTTTCAATAATTCTGCTACACTGCTTTATCTGGGAACGAATGACGAGTTTACGATGAAATACTTCTCAATGAGGAGTGGGAAACAAACAATCAATGTAAAAAGTCAGTCGATCACTCGAGGGGCGCAAGGCTCCAGCAGTCAATCCATTCAAACCATCCAACGGGATTTATTAACTCCAGACGAGGTGGCCAGAATAGGAGTAGACGAAGCTTTAGTCTTTATCTCTAAGCAGCATGTATTCAAGGATAAAAAGACCAACATGCAGCAGCATCCACGGGCTAAAGAACTAGCTAATAGCCCTAGTGATAAAAATTGGTATCGCTATATCCGTTCCATGTCTGATATGGATGATTGGGATGCCAATGTCAACCACGATAGGGTGATAGAAACAACTGGCGCAAAGGTGCTAGAAGTAAAATTGCCATTTGAGGAAGTGGCTTAACCAAAAGAAAACCTGTTAGGATTACCTACCAGGGTTCTTTTGTATTTTGAGGAAATGGAGGAGAACATGATACAAGCAACTAATATGAGAGGAATAGGTTATTTTGATACCCTTTTTTCAGCCGTTGAGATGCCAACGATGGCAGAAGCCCTGAAGCGATTTGCCCTTGAACATCAAGTGACTGAAAAGAGCAATCAGGGGGAGGTCTTAAACGACTTTGTTAGCATCTTGATTAAAACATTAGACGTTGAGGATTTTCAAGCAGTCTCTACACAGCTTTTTAGCTACCCTAAACGGTATAGAGGAGTGCTTGAAGTTGAGGAGATTGAACCTTCTAAAGAAAAGTTGACTTACTTAAAAGCTAATATTGAGAGCTTACTTCAGGAAGAAATAGAGGTGATGAAATGACTGAAGAGGAACTTATTAAACTTTCTACCATCCATGAGGTTTTAAGTGCAGGTGATGATATTTTAAAAGCTCAAGTTTTACTAAAAAATGCAACTCAAACCTTGGTCAATTATGCAAGTGAAAAGCCAGCTGTGATGTACCAGGAACATACACGTATAGTTGATACGCTACTTCAGACGATTTCAGAACTTGATGGCTTGGTGGAGACTGAAGACAGTCTCTTTATGGTTGAGAATATTAACTTACTTGATGACTAAGTCGTCAATAATTATGGTATGGCTCTTAAGAGGGTTACTACTGAAAACCAAAGTACAGCCCATACTTTGAACCTTGTAAGCTACGCTTTTCCCATAGAAACGGGAGATTTTTTCAAATTGATCCTTACTCATTTTTGATTGTCTTAAGTGACTGAGGTAGATAGTATCTCTTGACTGTTCTGTTACTTGACGAACCATAGTCTGATATTGTGTTGGGTCAAGCCTTTCTAATTGTTCATCAGTTATTTTTGAAAGCCTGTCAATTAAATCTTCCCAAAACATATCTAATTTATTGTCAACGGCGATAATTGGATAAATTTGGGAGAAGTATTCTGTTTGCCAATAGGCGTTAAATTGATACTTGTCATCTTTAAGATATAAATTCAGTTGACGGCAGACTTGGAGATTTTCAGTTGAGATAACAACAAACAATTGGAAATGATCATCATCAGTATTGGCTATGATGCTGATGTCTCCTGAATGGAACATGTAATTATATCTAAAATGTTTAGTTTGTAATTGTTCAATGTTAAAAAATGCGTGTGTAAAATCCATAGGGCTACTCCTTATAACTTTATTTAATTATAACACAAAAACCAAAGAAAGAGAGGTTGCCGTATCTATGAAATATCTGGTATTGGCAGAAAAGCCTGACCAAGCCAAGAAGTACGCTCAAGCCCTGGGGCAAGCAAAGAATGAAAAAGGGGCTTGGAAAGTCAAGACAGACCTGCTAGATGGTCAAGTGACAATTGTTTCTGCGGTTGGTCACCTGGTAGAGATTAAAAATCCATATCAGAACTATGAAAATTGGGACTTAGCCAATCTTTCTGCCTTTCCTGAAGCCTTCGAGTATGAAGTCAAAGCTGATAAGAAAAAGCAGTTTAATTTGATTAAGCGAGAAGTCAATCAAGCAGACTGTATCATCATTGGGACGGATGCTGACCGTGAAGGTGAGTCAATCGCCTATCTTATTTTAAGGTTGATACCAAATGCGCTTAAAAAGGCCAAGTATCGTCTTTGGGTCAATTCATTGACCGACGCAGGTATCGTCAAAGCGTTCAAAAGTCTAAGACCTGCGGAGGAAACCCGTCAATATGCGGAAGAAGCAGAAGCACGTGCAAAGTCAGATTGGTTGGTAGGCTTTAACTTTAGCCCCTGGACTTCCTTGAAACTTCAGGAAATGGGCTACCTTAGCGAGAAGGACAAGAAATTTTCGGTTCATCGAGCAGACCAAAAAAGCCATAACGGCACAATTAGAGAAAGGAGCAGGATAGATGGCGAGTATTGAAGAACTCAAAGCCCTGTCAATCCTAGAAGTGGCAGAAAGTCTGGGCATGAGTTTACAGCGAACAGGAAGCTATACTTACGCTTGGGAAGAACATGACTCTTTCACTATCAATGTTAGGGAAAACTATTTCAATTGGTTTGCCCGTAGCAATGGTGGGGATGTCATTAAAATGGTCCAAGTGGTCCAGGAGGAATTGACAGGGGAAAAGCTTTCTTTTAAGCAGGCGAAGCACTTCCTGGAAGAAGGTAGTTTTGACGTGGTCGATGTGACCAGCGTTCCTGAAAAAGAACCTTTCAGCTATTACCTTGAGCCTTATGAAACTAAGTTCATAGAAGCCAGGGAATACCTGAAGGAAGTCAGGGGCTTGAGTGATGAAACGATTGACTTTTTCGGTGAAAAAGGAGTCTTAGCTCAAGCTACAAAAAAGACAGGCAATTACTATGAGCCTATCATTGTCTTTAAGAGCTTAAATAGCCAAAATGAGGTCATAGGAGCGTCTTTGCAGGGGATAAGGGAAAATCATGACCTCTACGAAAGAGGCCGCTTAAAACAGATTATGAGAGCTTCTGACGGCCTAACAGGAATGCACATCGACATTGGCCAGCCAAAGCGGCTTGTTTTTGCAGAAGCTCCTATTGATTTAATGAGTTACTATGAGCTGCACAAAGACGAATTATCTGGCGTGCGTCTGGTAGCAATGGATGGCTTGAAAGAGTCAACCATCAGCCGGCACGTCGCTGAACTCTTGTATGAACTAGGAGAAATCAA
This window of the Streptococcus sanguinis genome carries:
- a CDS encoding phage tail tip lysozyme; this encodes MSRKSRREVREAKAEYREINSQIKTTKASYQAGNKRERELLNPQTAAEKHYVTRKAEARNAVAKGELKVLKEKKQVAKDKKKRAIERNGGSNFQKTGHMLHQQASYLVDEAFSGDDVLEDVASARRTIRRTHAEIRRAKKVGRYTAKIAKGTTRAIYGASNRTYNLVRGRGFTRTPVSKRWETKFRNRYQRLRSRLRVKRAKKTASVAGKVTAKVGKLLLTAIKNPLSAKAYLIVFVAVLVIVLLGALFGGGSSTVSQNEFDLTDAWTHLSKLDREKSTDEVDYWSDIDSVMMFMGYKYSDYKLDKPYNKKKGILEFDKPYRDLLTDIWNEMNGDKDNLQTMEEVIKSSKHDYIKLSKKDQEEFGEVVEQAKQVGFYINYNDLEHPFSKETSDETVEGVTITKRFGYESKDKLYEGSVLQASKGSPIYATMPGTVEIKDGDFIIKDKKREFTYKKVDEARFKSGDKVLPGDEIGAVGSEDGQEVFYKKLKDRKKKEWVYVNPGFYLPNASYTQTTSVLKDIDFDGDTSKRIDQTYQYLKKYEPKTTKKGASAFMGNFMVESGIKAKRAEGDYLNPPIGASSNSWDDPAWLSINGPAIYNGRYPNILRRGLGLGQWTDTGDGSLRHTMLLEYAKKKNKKWYDLELQIDFIFNGDSPYYIEIAKRIATSNDNVESLATQFLINWEGNPGDKLLQRQDSAKQILSYLENGGGSGGASFIKPNGKYAPIFNTDYWVMQPYGFTPWSSGAGGGLYGPSGGKHTGVDLAPLSVQYGTSVLPADVPVYSITDGTVYNTGYSAIGGYQITIIPEGTNQYLYYGHLKEQPKLASGTKVKAGQQIALLGNSGATTIYHVHLEISPTPAIGTAASPDPSFLITGGPALVQSQQIKIK
- a CDS encoding LPXTG cell wall anchor domain-containing protein, producing the protein MKKWTKLITLSSVAVLTSASSLTAFANDSSGTVPASTDVPAVVTVPSTGETTPTTPPVSDTTAPSVPSQPTQPTTSNPTDSTTTQPASTDTAAGSGVTVPTVDGGSAVLNPNISVPTNNPNVSAQTAVDAGASQVGTTSQVTGQVVANVNSASPIQTNTGYQVISTKDSQVVVAYADGTTDTVSAEVVGATVNADKTISLTNQSGEKATLPSTSLQLPHTGEKEEAMMSWAGAGLLAVVGAYFLKKKSAEIK
- a CDS encoding DUF3801 domain-containing protein; its protein translation is MDQERVATKVVDVYKLTGELFLKTMYQMLEGSYQKVKERAESKVFTDKANWNKFMATNETKHFQTFMVSEVNSDRLEEYLKGYEVGFAVKDNKDGTCTIAIDAKNVKALEASFKGVINDLTDPGKAEKVTNNLVKNSKNMNLQEKLAYHKQQVKVEIQAKSVEKAVIPKKTLAKDDRGL
- a CDS encoding VirD4-like conjugal transfer protein, CD1115 family codes for the protein MITEQKKRKFLPYLIAGLIFSYLAHWLVKLYDLAPATEGAIIFDNARLDWMMENWSSKSLIDFSFTAVSLYGAGIALFIVLMFYLRIGDRGRYRYGEEYGSARYATVKELASFRDKEPENDMIFTQNARMGLFNKRLPFNRQLNKNTLTVGLPGDGKTYTFVKPNLMQMNSSFVVTDPKGLLVRECGKMLEENGYTIKIFDLVNFTNSNQFNVFHYMHDEMDIDRVATALKEGTKVSNNLGEDFWNKAEMLLTRALIGYLYFDGKVLGKYEPNIAQMTDLLRNIQREHEDVPSPVERMFEELEEEQPGNYACRQWQLFIDNAKGRTATSVRIMATTVFAAFDHDVVRNLISRDSMEMEKWQTEKTAVFIAIPETDKSFNFIATVMFTMMFRELPKTADKILQGLHPTCQPEDLLHIRLILDEFVNFGRFPFFTEVQSSVRSREISIDIIIQAISQLKTVYKDQWETIFNNSATLLYLGTNDEFTMKYFSMRSGKQTINVKSQSITRGAQGSSSQSIQTIQRDLLTPDEVARIGVDEALVFISKQHVFKDKKTNMQQHPRAKELANSPSDKNWYRYIRSMSDMDDWDANVNHDRVIETTGAKVLEVKLPFEEVA
- a CDS encoding toprim domain-containing protein; this translates as MKYLVLAEKPDQAKKYAQALGQAKNEKGAWKVKTDLLDGQVTIVSAVGHLVEIKNPYQNYENWDLANLSAFPEAFEYEVKADKKKQFNLIKREVNQADCIIIGTDADREGESIAYLILRLIPNALKKAKYRLWVNSLTDAGIVKAFKSLRPAEETRQYAEEAEARAKSDWLVGFNFSPWTSLKLQEMGYLSEKDKKFSVHRADQKSHNGTIRERSRIDGEY